One region of Vigna angularis cultivar LongXiaoDou No.4 chromosome 10, ASM1680809v1, whole genome shotgun sequence genomic DNA includes:
- the LOC108335261 gene encoding heat shock factor protein HSF24, producing MSQRSVPAPFLTKTYELVDDPGTNEVISWSDSGNTFVVWKHAEFAKDLLPKCFKHNNFSSFVRQLNTYGFRKIVPDKWEFANEHFKRGHKELLCDIKRRKTVPQLHALPPEAGKSSGGGNSPLNSGGGDDAGSTSTSSSSSGSKNTGLVETNTTASHELSSENQKLKKDNETLSCELARARKQCDELVAFLKNRLMVGPDQIDRIMRQGSCGSEKAVGEEGGGECLKLFGVWLKEDTLADKRNNKNKRAREDQMGFGGPRLKKSKPVVDFEPINLIMTSNKVCN from the exons ATGTCGCAACGATCTGTGCCGGCACCGTTTTTGACGAAGACGTATGAGTTGGTGGATGATCCAGGGACGAACGAGGTGATATCGTGGAGTGACAGTGGGAACACATTTGTTGTGTGGAAACATGCGGAATTTGCCAAGGATTTGCTTCCTAAATGTTTCAAGCACAATAACTTCTCCAGTTTTGTTCGCCAGCTCAACACCTAC GGATTCCGAAAGATTGTGCCAGATAAATGGGAATTCGCAAACGAACATTTCAAGCGAGGGCACAAGGAGCTTCTCTGCGACATTAAACGCCGCAAGACCGTGCCGCAATTGCATGCGCTTCCACCGGAGGCCGGAAAATCCAGCGGGGGTGGTAACTCTCCGTTAAACTCCGGCGGTGGAGATGACGCTGGGTCCACCTCtacctcgtcctcctcctccgGTTCGAAGAACACGGGGTTGGTGGAAACAAACACAACAGCTTCTCATGAGTTATCGAGCGAGAACCAGAAACTGAAGAAGGATAACGAAACGCTGAGTTGCGAGCTGGCACGTGCGAGGAAGCAGTGCGATGAGCTCGTTGCTTTTCTCAAGAACCGTCTGATGGTGGGTCCTGATCAGATAGATCGCATCATGCGGCAAGGAAGTTGCGGATCTGAGAAGGCGGTAGGTGAAGAAGGTGGTGGGGAGTGTTTGAAACTGTTTGGTGTTTGGTTGAAAGAGGATACACTAGCAGACAAAAGAAACAACAAGAACAAGAGAGCGCGCGAAGACCAAATGGGCTTCGGTGGGCCTCGCCTCAAGAAGTCCAAGCCCGTTGTTGATTTTGAACCTATAAATCTCATCATGACTAGCAATAAGGTTTGCAACTGA